In a single window of the Amycolatopsis sp. cg5 genome:
- a CDS encoding carbohydrate ABC transporter permease translates to MRTLISPSQLRSRKGKTIYWVVLVLTLVLFTIAFLFPLYWAVTGAMKSSSELAKVPPTLVPEQWHPETYVQSWKEMDLGKYFLNTIVVAGGAWLVQLAVDVPAAYALSKLRPKLGNLVLGLMLATLMLPAAALLVPTYVTVADLGLLNSPAAIWLPAAANAFNIYLLKRFFDQIPDEIVEAATIDGAGPVRIMARIVLPMSRPILAVVSIFAVVTAWKDFIWPLLVFPDTGKQTLSVMLQRVAIDMPLNLLVAGLVLASVPMVLLFLAFQRHILAGLTAGSLKG, encoded by the coding sequence GTGAGGACTCTGATCTCGCCGTCGCAACTGCGCAGCCGCAAGGGCAAGACGATCTACTGGGTCGTGCTCGTGCTGACGCTGGTGCTGTTCACGATCGCCTTCCTGTTCCCGTTGTACTGGGCCGTGACCGGCGCGATGAAGTCGTCGAGCGAACTCGCGAAGGTGCCGCCGACGCTCGTGCCCGAGCAGTGGCATCCGGAGACGTATGTCCAGTCCTGGAAGGAAATGGACCTGGGCAAGTACTTCCTGAACACCATCGTGGTGGCCGGCGGCGCGTGGCTGGTGCAGCTCGCCGTCGACGTGCCCGCGGCGTACGCGCTGTCCAAGCTCCGGCCGAAGCTCGGCAACCTCGTGCTCGGCCTGATGCTGGCGACGCTGATGCTGCCCGCCGCCGCGCTGCTGGTGCCGACCTACGTGACCGTCGCGGACCTCGGGCTGCTCAACTCCCCCGCCGCGATCTGGCTCCCGGCGGCGGCGAACGCGTTCAACATCTATCTGCTCAAACGGTTCTTCGACCAGATACCGGACGAGATCGTCGAGGCGGCCACCATCGACGGCGCCGGTCCGGTGCGGATCATGGCCAGGATCGTGCTGCCGATGTCGCGGCCGATCCTCGCCGTGGTGTCGATCTTCGCCGTGGTCACCGCGTGGAAGGACTTCATCTGGCCGCTGCTGGTCTTCCCCGACACCGGGAAGCAGACGTTGAGCGTGATGCTCCAGCGGGTGGCCATCGACATGCCGCTGAACCTGCTCGTCGCCGGGCTCGTGCTGGCCAGTGTGCCGATGGTCCTGCTGTTCCTGGCCTTCCAGCGCCACATTCTCGCCGGGCTCACCGCAGGCAGTCTCAAAGGATAG
- a CDS encoding carbohydrate ABC transporter permease has translation MSSPRSSSVLERPAVTPRAARPSANLRLRRKIKENLTAYGLLCAALACFAIFSWYPIVRGVLLSFQQVDFVNDPSWVGFGNFTKLFEDPLFGVAWRNTLLFTGLALVFGFFVPFLTAVLLNELRHAKAYFRLVVYLPVMLPPVVTALMWKWFYDPGSGLFNQGLDAVGLPTSQWLDSSTTAMLSLVFVSTWANMGSTTLIYLAALQTIPGELYEAAELDGAGMWKRLRHVTFPQTRFVLLVLLLLQVVATMQVFTEPYVMTGGGPDDSTVTVLLLLYRYAFVYNDFGSASAMSVLLFVALGVFSAMYVRLTKEAS, from the coding sequence GTGTCCTCGCCCAGGTCAAGTAGCGTTCTCGAGCGGCCCGCGGTCACCCCGCGGGCCGCTCGGCCCTCGGCGAACCTGCGGCTGCGGCGCAAGATCAAGGAAAACCTGACCGCGTACGGGTTGCTGTGCGCCGCGCTGGCCTGCTTCGCGATCTTCTCCTGGTATCCCATCGTGCGCGGGGTGCTGCTGAGTTTCCAGCAGGTCGACTTCGTCAACGACCCGTCGTGGGTCGGTTTCGGGAACTTCACGAAGCTGTTCGAGGATCCGCTGTTCGGCGTCGCCTGGCGCAACACCTTGCTGTTCACCGGGCTCGCGCTGGTCTTCGGCTTCTTCGTACCGTTCCTGACGGCGGTGCTGCTGAACGAACTCCGCCACGCGAAGGCGTACTTCCGGCTTGTCGTCTACTTGCCGGTGATGCTGCCGCCGGTGGTCACCGCGTTGATGTGGAAGTGGTTCTACGACCCGGGTTCCGGCTTGTTCAACCAGGGCCTGGACGCCGTCGGGCTGCCGACCTCGCAGTGGCTGGACTCCAGCACCACGGCCATGCTCTCGCTGGTCTTCGTGTCGACCTGGGCCAACATGGGCAGCACGACGCTGATCTATCTGGCCGCGCTGCAGACGATCCCCGGTGAGCTGTACGAGGCGGCCGAGCTCGACGGCGCCGGGATGTGGAAGCGGCTGCGGCACGTCACGTTCCCGCAGACGCGGTTCGTGCTGCTGGTGCTGTTGCTGCTGCAGGTGGTCGCGACCATGCAGGTGTTCACCGAGCCGTACGTGATGACCGGCGGCGGGCCGGACGACTCGACCGTCACCGTGCTGCTCCTGCTCTATCGGTACGCGTTCGTGTACAACGACTTCGGCTCGGCCAGCGCGATGAGCGTGCTGCTGTTCGTGGCGCTCGGCGTGTTCTCGGCCATGTACGTCAGGCTGACGAAGGAGGCCTCGTGA
- a CDS encoding ABC transporter substrate-binding protein, which translates to MQSLRIRRTLAVAAVACLATATACSSGTEEKAAGGKVKVTITGQPPQTQAFERQVFDKDVAEFEASHPDIDLEPHEGFMDPKTFSAKLAGGQLEDVYYVYFTDPAQIIARRQAADITEVAKTLPHINDIQPQLLDNFRDANGKLYGLPTANYSMGLLYSRPLFTKAGLDPDNPPKTWDEVRAAAKKIAALGNGTVGYADYSKNNQGGWHMTSWLYSLGGQIARKDGDSWKADFNNDKGKAALNYLRQMRWEDDSMGSKQLLEAQDVQRMMGAGQLGMYMAAPDNVPVLVKQFNGKYEDYGLAGLPGSQGTLLGGEGYMVNPKASPEKIKAGLTWIQWKFLNPDRFDPYVKTFADGKQPVGLPAPPTPDIWQGAVREQQEQVKLKYQNVPAANYKSYMDTATKIKGSIEPPNAQQIYAALDSVMQAVLTDKDANIDQLLASAESKVNSVLAQVK; encoded by the coding sequence ATGCAGAGCCTTCGTATCCGCAGAACCCTGGCCGTGGCGGCCGTCGCGTGTCTCGCGACGGCCACCGCGTGTTCGTCCGGCACCGAGGAAAAGGCCGCGGGCGGCAAGGTCAAAGTCACCATCACCGGCCAGCCGCCGCAGACGCAGGCCTTTGAGCGGCAGGTATTCGACAAGGACGTGGCCGAGTTCGAGGCGTCGCATCCCGACATCGATCTCGAGCCGCACGAAGGGTTCATGGACCCGAAGACGTTCTCGGCGAAGCTGGCGGGCGGTCAGCTCGAGGACGTCTACTACGTCTACTTCACCGACCCGGCCCAGATCATCGCGCGTCGGCAGGCCGCGGACATCACGGAAGTCGCGAAGACCCTCCCGCACATCAACGATATCCAGCCGCAATTGCTGGACAATTTCCGTGACGCGAACGGCAAGCTCTACGGCCTCCCGACGGCCAACTACTCGATGGGCCTGCTCTACAGCCGCCCGTTGTTCACCAAGGCCGGGCTCGACCCGGACAACCCGCCGAAGACCTGGGACGAGGTCCGCGCGGCCGCGAAGAAGATCGCCGCGCTCGGCAACGGCACCGTCGGATACGCCGACTACAGCAAGAACAACCAGGGCGGCTGGCACATGACCAGCTGGCTCTACTCGCTCGGCGGCCAGATCGCGCGCAAGGACGGCGACTCGTGGAAGGCCGACTTCAACAACGACAAGGGCAAGGCAGCGCTGAACTACCTGCGCCAAATGCGCTGGGAGGACGACTCCATGGGCAGCAAGCAGCTGCTCGAAGCGCAGGACGTGCAGCGCATGATGGGCGCGGGTCAGCTCGGCATGTACATGGCCGCCCCCGACAACGTCCCGGTGCTTGTCAAGCAGTTCAACGGCAAGTACGAGGACTACGGCCTCGCAGGGCTTCCCGGCAGCCAGGGCACGCTGCTCGGCGGCGAGGGCTACATGGTCAACCCGAAGGCGTCGCCCGAAAAGATCAAGGCCGGGCTCACCTGGATCCAGTGGAAGTTCCTCAACCCGGACCGGTTCGACCCGTACGTCAAGACGTTCGCCGATGGCAAGCAGCCGGTCGGCCTGCCTGCGCCGCCCACCCCCGACATCTGGCAGGGCGCGGTGCGTGAGCAGCAGGAGCAGGTCAAGCTCAAGTACCAGAACGTGCCCGCGGCGAACTACAAGTCCTATATGGACACCGCGACCAAGATCAAGGGCAGCATCGAGCCGCCGAACGCGCAGCAGATCTACGCCGCGCTGGACAGTGTCATGCAGGCGGTGCTGACCGACAAGGATGCCAACATCGATCAGCTGCTGGCGTCGGCCGAGTCCAAGGTCAACAGTGTCCTCGCCCAGGTCAAGTAG